Proteins found in one Paenibacillus dendritiformis genomic segment:
- a CDS encoding potassium channel family protein, with protein MTAKKQFAIIGMGRFGSSVAQNLSNMNFEVLAIDSSEQKIQEVVNIVTHAVSADSTDEDALRALGIRNFDVVVVAIGQDIQSSILTTLILKDLGVPMIVVKAQNELHGKVLSKIGADKVVFPERDMGARVAHHLISPNILDYIELSEDHSIVEMRASSLMIGKNLKELDIRARYGCNVMAIKNNGTTNISPYAEDRIKDGDILVIVGQNNHLKNLELAYAES; from the coding sequence ATGACGGCTAAAAAGCAATTTGCCATTATCGGCATGGGACGATTCGGCTCCAGCGTGGCGCAAAATTTAAGCAACATGAATTTCGAGGTGCTCGCCATCGACTCCAGTGAGCAGAAGATACAGGAGGTCGTGAACATCGTAACGCATGCCGTATCGGCGGACTCGACGGATGAAGATGCGCTCCGCGCCCTCGGAATCCGCAACTTCGATGTCGTGGTCGTGGCGATCGGACAAGATATTCAGTCCAGCATTCTGACGACGCTGATTTTGAAGGACCTGGGCGTGCCGATGATTGTCGTCAAGGCACAGAACGAGCTGCACGGTAAAGTATTGAGCAAAATCGGCGCCGATAAAGTGGTGTTCCCGGAGCGGGATATGGGAGCAAGGGTCGCGCATCATTTGATTTCGCCGAATATTTTGGACTATATCGAGCTGTCGGAGGACCATTCGATTGTGGAGATGCGGGCTTCCTCGCTTATGATAGGCAAGAACCTGAAGGAATTGGATATCCGCGCCCGCTACGGCTGCAACGTCATGGCGATCAAGAACAATGGCACGACCAATATATCGCCGTATGCGGAAGACCGGATTAAGGATGGGGATATTTTGGTTATCGTGGGGCAGAATAATCATCTGAAAAACCTGGAACTGGCGTATGCCGAGTCATGA
- a CDS encoding TrmH family RNA methyltransferase, producing MMNRTETITSVHNPRVKRWASLRERKGRKQEGCFLVEGIHLVQEALASGAPVEAVLCDEARDIPTELMPYADAPRPAAAGGGQPEWIGVTDAIIRKLSETETPQPVIAVVRKPALEPGTLFGADMPLVVAVDGVQDPGNLGTIIRSADAVGATGVVLGRGTVDVYNAKTVRSTMGSIFHLPVVEADLLSLLPEAKAHGVRLASTSLQASHSCYGYDYRQPLWLVVGNEGQGVSPAVQALVDDTLIIPMRGQAESLNVAMATTVLLYEAMRQRHYTIQNDGCECEL from the coding sequence ATGATGAATCGAACTGAAACGATTACTTCCGTTCATAATCCCCGCGTCAAGCGATGGGCGTCGCTGCGGGAACGCAAAGGCCGCAAGCAGGAAGGATGCTTCCTCGTGGAAGGCATCCATCTCGTGCAGGAAGCGCTTGCCTCCGGTGCCCCGGTAGAGGCCGTCCTGTGCGATGAAGCGCGCGATATTCCCACGGAGCTGATGCCGTATGCGGATGCGCCGCGACCCGCAGCAGCGGGCGGAGGGCAGCCGGAATGGATCGGCGTCACGGATGCCATTATTCGCAAGCTGAGCGAGACAGAGACCCCACAGCCGGTCATCGCAGTCGTGCGCAAGCCGGCTCTCGAGCCAGGGACTCTCTTTGGCGCGGACATGCCGCTCGTGGTGGCGGTAGACGGGGTGCAGGACCCCGGCAATCTGGGCACGATCATCCGCTCGGCCGACGCTGTCGGGGCGACGGGAGTCGTCCTGGGCCGAGGCACGGTGGACGTGTACAACGCCAAGACGGTACGCTCGACGATGGGATCGATCTTCCATCTCCCCGTAGTCGAAGCCGATCTGCTGTCCCTGCTCCCCGAAGCGAAGGCGCACGGGGTGCGGCTGGCCAGCACGAGTCTGCAGGCTTCGCATTCCTGCTACGGCTACGATTACCGGCAGCCGCTCTGGCTGGTCGTCGGCAATGAGGGTCAAGGTGTATCCCCGGCCGTACAAGCTCTCGTCGACGACACCTTGATTATCCCGATGCGCGGCCAGGCCGAATCGCTGAATGTCGCCATGGCGACGACCGTACTGCTCTACGAGGCGATGCGGCAGCGGCATTATACAATACAGAATGACGGCTGTGAATGTGAGTTGTAA
- a CDS encoding globin-coupled sensor protein has product MIHLGTKRREQINYIGITDFDVDLLHSKETQFRAVVDMLVDELYEQITAQPELHRIILQHSTVERLKETQRWYFLSMASGVINEPFIEKRLHIGKVHSRIGLTTNWYLGTYILYLDLATAHFQRMMPEEWTTIIHSLSKMFNLDSQLVLEAYEGDEKGKIQELVEKQNAVLTVVSAAIQDLAAMLAQLSGSSEAVAAAACQTADFQEQTHHNVEYLAQEVTAIHHIGSVMKEVTDQTHLLGLNAAVEAARAGEHGRGFQVVAEEVRKLARRTKESLDTIEDKLEHIQARLSAVRHNSEQSAAHARAQVASSRELASFVKMIEKVTAQLESIK; this is encoded by the coding sequence ATGATTCATCTTGGAACGAAGCGAAGAGAACAGATAAATTACATCGGGATAACCGACTTCGATGTCGATCTATTGCATAGCAAGGAAACCCAATTTCGTGCGGTCGTCGATATGTTGGTGGATGAGCTCTATGAACAAATTACGGCTCAGCCCGAGCTTCATCGCATCATTCTCCAGCACAGCACGGTTGAACGGCTGAAGGAGACCCAGCGCTGGTACTTTTTGTCCATGGCGTCGGGAGTCATTAATGAGCCATTTATCGAAAAGCGCTTACATATCGGGAAAGTCCATTCCCGCATCGGACTGACGACGAATTGGTATTTGGGAACGTATATCCTGTATCTCGATCTGGCGACAGCACATTTCCAGCGGATGATGCCGGAGGAATGGACGACCATCATTCACTCGCTTAGCAAAATGTTCAATCTCGATTCGCAATTGGTTCTCGAGGCGTATGAAGGCGACGAGAAAGGAAAGATTCAAGAGTTGGTCGAGAAACAGAATGCTGTGCTGACGGTTGTCAGCGCGGCGATTCAAGACTTGGCTGCCATGCTGGCGCAGTTGAGCGGCAGCAGCGAAGCGGTCGCTGCAGCGGCCTGCCAGACGGCCGATTTCCAGGAGCAGACGCATCACAACGTCGAGTATTTGGCCCAGGAAGTCACAGCGATTCATCATATCGGCTCGGTGATGAAGGAGGTTACCGATCAGACGCATTTGCTCGGATTGAATGCTGCCGTCGAAGCGGCAAGGGCAGGAGAACACGGCAGAGGCTTCCAGGTGGTCGCGGAGGAAGTGCGGAAGCTGGCCCGCCGCACGAAGGAATCGCTGGATACGATTGAGGACAAGTTGGAGCATATTCAAGCGAGATTGTCGGCTGTCCGGCACAATTCGGAGCAATCGGCTGCCCATGCGAGAGCGCAAGTGGCTTCTTCCCGGGAACTGGCTTCTTTTGTGAAAATGATTGAAAAGGTGACAGCGCAGTTGGAAAGCATAAAATAA
- a CDS encoding ABC transporter permease — translation MQKYIVRRVLQAIPLLFFISIVSFALIKLAPGDPVNSFVTPDMNKEDVERIRESLGLNLPVYMQYWIWLKNVFMGNLGFSLSNHRPVLTLIVERLPATIGLMGAALLLSLLISVPLSMYAASRKNRPVDRALGLVSYIGISIPSFWFGIMLIYLFAVKLNWLPSMGMRTIGVDSVWDVLKHGILPCTVLCFMNVSVYMRYIRSNTISQLEEDYVQIQYAYGSTQGTVLRRHVLKNVLLPIITILGMSFPELIAGAFITESVFSWPGMGSLGITAVFALDYPVIMGITMFSSVMLVIGNLAADVLYGVVDPRIKTMR, via the coding sequence GTGCAGAAATATATCGTGCGACGCGTTCTTCAAGCCATACCGCTATTATTCTTTATTTCTATCGTGTCGTTCGCGCTGATTAAGCTGGCTCCGGGAGATCCGGTCAATTCATTCGTGACGCCCGATATGAACAAGGAGGATGTGGAACGGATACGGGAAAGCCTCGGCTTGAATCTTCCGGTCTACATGCAGTATTGGATCTGGCTGAAAAATGTGTTCATGGGCAACCTGGGCTTCTCCCTGTCCAATCACCGGCCTGTGCTGACGCTTATCGTGGAGCGTCTTCCGGCCACGATTGGCTTAATGGGGGCGGCTCTCTTGTTGTCTTTGCTTATCTCGGTGCCGCTTAGCATGTACGCGGCTTCCCGGAAAAACCGCCCGGTCGATCGCGCGCTCGGGCTTGTATCGTATATCGGAATCTCGATCCCGAGCTTCTGGTTCGGAATTATGCTGATCTATCTGTTCGCCGTCAAGCTCAATTGGCTGCCGAGCATGGGCATGCGGACCATCGGCGTCGACTCGGTGTGGGATGTGCTGAAGCATGGCATTCTGCCGTGCACGGTGCTGTGCTTCATGAACGTCTCCGTCTATATGCGCTATATCCGATCGAATACGATCTCGCAGCTGGAAGAGGATTATGTGCAGATTCAATATGCGTACGGCTCGACGCAAGGCACGGTGCTGCGACGCCATGTGCTCAAAAATGTGCTGCTCCCGATTATTACGATCCTCGGGATGTCCTTCCCGGAATTGATCGCCGGGGCGTTCATCACCGAGTCGGTATTCTCCTGGCCCGGCATGGGTTCGCTCGGGATTACCGCCGTGTTCGCCTTGGACTATCCCGTCATTATGGGGATAACGATGTTCTCGTCGGTCATGCTCGTGATCGGGAATCTGGCCGCGGACGTTCTGTATGGCGTAGTCGATCCGCGCATTAAGACGATGAGGTGA
- a CDS encoding MerR family transcriptional regulator, whose amino-acid sequence MKIQEAADRLGLTTRAIRFYEQKGLLSPAKQEDNGYRVFREEDIERLRMIAALRELNLPLDQIRECLDEALEGRLAALRPYLNQQMQQLALQYTELQRLLGMLRRLLDRDDTEQEGEKIVSQLHHIGEQSQRYEKLRTEWRDRWNFDAQASRYDEAVSNNTDSLRVHADYDSILDRVTREAAPRPGESGLELGVGTGNLAGRFLREGAAMTGIDQSDAMLEQCRGKYPAIRLLKGNLMAIPLADVAFDFIVSTYALHHLTDDQKEIAFEEMGRLLRPGGRIVIADLMFIDNEHRTAFLDELNARGDKASVEAVLDEYFADRSRLIRWLERHRYEVRAEQLNHLMHLLVIRKP is encoded by the coding sequence ATGAAAATTCAGGAAGCGGCCGATCGGCTCGGCTTGACGACGCGCGCGATCCGTTTTTATGAGCAAAAGGGCTTACTGTCCCCAGCCAAGCAGGAGGACAACGGGTACCGCGTCTTCCGGGAGGAGGATATCGAGCGTCTGCGCATGATTGCCGCGCTGCGCGAGCTGAACCTGCCGCTCGACCAGATTCGAGAATGTCTTGACGAGGCGCTGGAAGGGCGTCTGGCGGCGCTGCGCCCTTATCTCAATCAGCAAATGCAGCAGTTAGCGCTGCAGTATACGGAGCTGCAGCGTCTGCTGGGCATGCTGCGCCGTCTATTGGACAGGGATGACACCGAACAGGAGGGGGAAAAGATTGTGAGTCAATTACATCATATCGGGGAACAGTCGCAGCGCTATGAGAAGTTGCGCACGGAGTGGCGCGATCGGTGGAATTTCGATGCGCAGGCGAGCCGCTACGATGAAGCCGTGTCGAACAATACGGATTCCTTGCGGGTTCATGCCGATTACGACAGCATATTGGACCGGGTGACGCGGGAGGCTGCGCCCCGGCCGGGAGAGAGCGGACTGGAGCTCGGCGTCGGCACGGGCAATCTGGCCGGACGCTTCCTCCGCGAAGGAGCGGCCATGACAGGCATCGACCAATCCGACGCCATGCTGGAGCAATGCCGCGGGAAATATCCGGCCATTCGTCTGCTGAAGGGCAATCTGATGGCCATTCCGCTGGCGGACGTCGCCTTTGATTTCATCGTATCGACCTATGCGCTTCATCATCTCACCGATGATCAGAAGGAGATTGCCTTCGAGGAGATGGGCCGGCTGCTCCGCCCCGGCGGACGGATCGTCATCGCCGATCTGATGTTCATAGATAACGAGCACCGTACCGCATTCCTTGACGAGTTGAACGCGCGCGGTGACAAGGCCTCCGTCGAGGCGGTCCTCGATGAGTACTTCGCCGACCGTTCCCGGCTCATCCGCTGGCTGGAGCGCCACCGCTATGAGGTGAGAGCCGAGCAGCTGAACCATCTGATGCATCTGCTCGTCATCCGCAAGCCGTGA
- a CDS encoding ABC transporter permease: MNRMKWRNVLTQVKEQKAAIAAIILLAVFALAAIFAFLVPYDPNKIVVTERLLPPSAAHWFGTDDYGRDYLARALYGGRVSLSVGFLAMAIAVIVGTAVGTVSGYFGGWIDNVLMRIVDILMSIPSFFLMLILNAYLKPGITTIILIIGMLSWMNIARIVRAETLSVKEREYVLYARVSGQNTLAIILKHIVPNIMSTIIVAATINIASAILMESSLSFLGLGIQQPNSSWGSMLNNAQGFIGEAAYLALFPGLFILLTVLSFNVLGDVFRVAFEPKANKR; this comes from the coding sequence ATGAACCGAATGAAATGGCGTAACGTACTTACCCAAGTGAAAGAGCAAAAGGCCGCCATTGCCGCGATCATTCTCCTTGCCGTCTTTGCGCTCGCCGCGATCTTCGCCTTCCTCGTGCCTTACGATCCGAACAAGATCGTCGTGACGGAGCGGCTGCTGCCGCCTAGCGCCGCGCACTGGTTCGGCACGGATGATTACGGCCGCGATTACTTGGCGCGGGCGCTGTACGGCGGGCGCGTCTCGCTCAGCGTCGGCTTCCTGGCCATGGCGATCGCCGTTATCGTCGGCACCGCCGTCGGTACGGTGAGCGGCTATTTTGGCGGCTGGATCGATAATGTGCTGATGCGGATCGTCGATATTTTGATGTCGATTCCGTCTTTTTTCTTAATGCTGATTCTGAATGCGTATCTGAAGCCGGGCATTACGACGATTATTCTCATTATCGGAATGCTCAGCTGGATGAATATCGCCCGGATCGTGCGGGCGGAGACGCTGTCGGTCAAGGAGCGGGAATATGTGCTCTATGCCCGGGTCTCGGGTCAGAACACACTGGCTATCATTTTGAAGCATATTGTGCCCAATATTATGTCAACGATTATCGTGGCCGCGACGATCAACATCGCCTCGGCGATCTTGATGGAATCTTCGCTCAGCTTCCTCGGCCTGGGCATCCAGCAGCCGAATTCGTCCTGGGGCAGCATGCTGAACAATGCGCAGGGATTTATCGGAGAAGCGGCTTATCTGGCCTTGTTCCCGGGCTTGTTCATCTTGCTGACGGTCCTCTCCTTCAACGTGCTGGGCGACGTGTTCCGGGTTGCCTTCGAGCCGAAGGCGAACAAGAGATAA
- a CDS encoding peptide chain release factor 3, with translation MSKSLSEELKQEVEKRRTFAIISHPDAGKTTLTEKLLLFGGAIRLAGTVKARKASKHATSDWMEIEKQRGISVTSSVMQFDYDGHRVNILDTPGHQDFSEDTYRTLTAADSAVMLIDVAKGVENQTIKLFQVCAKRGIPIFTFINKLDREGRNPFELMEEIEQVLGIRSVPMNWPIGMGRQLCGVYDRMKKQVELFQGDDHSVIKVQKVDDYRDPVIRDIAGEHLHDQLCEELELLDVAGDEFDYEKVKRGELTPVFFGSAINNFGVQTFLENFLQLAPKPASRQSTEGPIEPTNEKFTGYVFKIQANMNPAHRDRIAFLRICSGKFERGMSVKHVRVGKDIKLSQPQQFLAQDRDIVTEAYPGDIIGLFDPGIFRIGDSLSQGGVVTFDELPIFSPEIFARVTVKNALKHKQYQKGVDQLTEEGTIQVFHSASVFEETILGVVGQLQFEVFEYRMKAEYGVDVQLMKLPYQFARWVTGPNIDPSKFRINSQLVKDKSGNFVALFENEYAMRTAMDKMPELNFLETAP, from the coding sequence ATGAGCAAATCATTATCCGAAGAATTGAAGCAAGAAGTGGAGAAGCGGCGCACCTTCGCGATCATCTCCCACCCGGACGCCGGGAAGACGACCTTGACCGAGAAGCTGCTCCTGTTCGGGGGAGCGATCCGCCTCGCGGGAACCGTCAAAGCCCGCAAAGCGAGCAAGCATGCGACGAGCGACTGGATGGAAATCGAGAAGCAGCGCGGCATCTCGGTTACGTCGTCCGTGATGCAGTTCGACTACGACGGCCATCGGGTGAATATCCTCGATACGCCGGGCCACCAAGATTTCAGTGAGGACACGTACCGGACGTTGACTGCGGCCGACAGCGCGGTCATGCTGATCGACGTGGCGAAGGGCGTGGAGAACCAGACAATCAAGCTGTTCCAGGTCTGCGCCAAGCGGGGCATCCCGATCTTCACGTTCATCAACAAGTTGGACCGCGAAGGACGGAATCCGTTCGAGCTGATGGAAGAGATCGAGCAAGTGCTGGGTATCCGATCGGTACCGATGAACTGGCCGATCGGCATGGGACGCCAGCTATGCGGCGTCTACGACCGCATGAAGAAGCAGGTGGAGCTGTTCCAGGGCGACGACCATTCCGTCATCAAGGTGCAGAAGGTGGACGATTACCGTGATCCGGTCATCCGGGACATCGCGGGAGAGCATCTGCATGACCAGCTGTGCGAGGAACTGGAGCTGCTGGACGTAGCCGGAGACGAATTCGATTATGAGAAAGTGAAGCGGGGCGAGCTGACGCCGGTCTTTTTCGGCAGCGCGATCAATAACTTCGGCGTGCAGACCTTCCTCGAGAACTTCCTGCAATTGGCGCCGAAGCCGGCTTCGCGTCAATCGACGGAAGGCCCGATCGAGCCGACGAATGAGAAGTTCACGGGCTACGTGTTCAAAATTCAGGCCAATATGAACCCGGCCCACCGCGACCGGATTGCGTTCCTGCGCATTTGTTCCGGGAAGTTCGAGCGGGGGATGAGCGTCAAGCATGTGCGTGTCGGCAAAGACATCAAGCTGTCGCAGCCGCAGCAATTCCTCGCCCAGGACCGGGACATCGTAACGGAAGCCTATCCGGGCGATATTATCGGGCTGTTCGATCCGGGCATCTTCCGCATCGGGGACAGCTTGAGTCAGGGAGGGGTCGTCACGTTCGACGAGCTTCCGATCTTCTCCCCGGAAATCTTCGCTCGCGTCACGGTCAAAAACGCACTCAAGCATAAGCAGTACCAGAAGGGCGTCGACCAGCTGACCGAGGAAGGAACGATTCAGGTATTCCATTCCGCGAGCGTCTTCGAGGAGACGATACTGGGCGTCGTTGGCCAGCTTCAGTTCGAGGTCTTCGAATACCGGATGAAGGCGGAGTACGGGGTCGACGTCCAGCTGATGAAGCTGCCGTACCAGTTCGCGAGATGGGTGACGGGGCCGAATATCGATCCGTCCAAATTCCGCATCAATTCGCAGCTCGTCAAAGACAAGTCCGGCAACTTCGTCGCCTTGTTCGAAAATGAATATGCGATGCGAACCGCCATGGACAAAATGCCGGAATTGAATTTCCTGGAGACTGCGCCATAA
- a CDS encoding ABC transporter ATP-binding protein, translating into MTELLSVRQLRTSFMTRDGEVQSVRGVSFDVREGEVIGIVGESGSGKSVTAKSLIGLIPPPGVIRGGEVLYRGENLLELPEKRLRQIRGNRIAMIFQDPMTSLNPVVKVGAQIIEVLQRHKKLSKQAARAEAIELLRKVGIPSPEERIDQYPHEFSGGMRQRAMIAMALSCQPELLIADEPTTALDVTIQAQILGLMKQLRYTTNTAILLITHDLGVVAQVCTRVVVMYGGLIMEEGTVHDIFERPMHPYTQGLLRSIPKVTDGERERLYSIEGTPPNLLHPPEGCPFQDRCPHAMEQCRQLPPYAVTETGHRSLCWLQHDAPGVTLEAVNPEEVEQHE; encoded by the coding sequence ATGACTGAATTGCTGTCCGTCCGACAATTGAGAACATCGTTCATGACCCGGGACGGCGAAGTGCAGTCCGTCCGCGGCGTCAGCTTCGATGTGCGCGAGGGCGAGGTCATCGGCATCGTCGGTGAATCGGGAAGCGGCAAAAGCGTGACAGCCAAGTCGCTTATCGGCCTGATTCCGCCTCCGGGCGTCATCCGCGGCGGCGAAGTCCTGTACCGGGGCGAGAATCTGCTCGAGCTGCCGGAGAAGCGGCTGCGGCAGATTCGCGGCAACCGCATTGCGATGATTTTCCAGGACCCGATGACGTCCTTGAACCCGGTCGTCAAGGTCGGGGCTCAGATCATCGAGGTGCTGCAGCGGCATAAGAAGCTGAGCAAGCAGGCGGCCCGCGCCGAGGCGATCGAGCTGCTCCGCAAGGTCGGCATTCCTTCGCCGGAGGAGCGGATCGATCAGTATCCGCATGAATTCAGCGGCGGGATGCGCCAGCGGGCGATGATCGCGATGGCGCTCTCCTGCCAGCCGGAGCTGCTGATTGCCGACGAGCCGACGACGGCGCTGGACGTAACTATCCAGGCTCAGATTCTCGGCCTGATGAAGCAGCTCCGGTATACGACGAACACGGCGATCCTGCTGATCACCCATGACCTTGGCGTCGTGGCCCAAGTATGCACCCGTGTCGTCGTCATGTACGGCGGCCTTATTATGGAAGAGGGCACGGTCCATGACATTTTCGAGCGGCCGATGCATCCGTACACGCAAGGGCTTCTGCGATCGATTCCGAAGGTGACGGATGGCGAGCGGGAACGGCTCTACAGCATTGAAGGCACGCCGCCGAATCTGCTGCATCCGCCCGAGGGCTGTCCGTTCCAGGACCGCTGCCCGCATGCGATGGAGCAATGCCGGCAGCTTCCGCCTTATGCGGTGACGGAGACGGGCCATCGCTCGCTCTGCTGGCTTCAGCATGATGCTCCGGGCGTTACGCTGGAGGCGGTCAATCCGGAGGAGGTGGAACAGCATGAGTAA
- a CDS encoding flavin-containing monooxygenase produces the protein MEAKHPQEYIDVLIIGAGQAGLALGAELIRRQPRLSLLLLERHSRLGDNWRERYDSLVLFTPRKYSELPGLPLPGDPEGFPGRDEIADYLERYAQHWKLPVRVDSAVEQVAAAADGVSGSPSFLVTLRGQEQPLRCRKLVLACGPFRNPYIPEWASTLSTGIVQLHSSQYQRPSQLPDGPALVVGGGNSGAQIAVELSQSRPTVLSARGPARHIPLRLLNRSTFEWMDRLTLLHAPADGQRAEWLRRKGNPIFGCELRDAIRSGRIRLFPEAVGSGEEGAAVLFQDHADFRPAAIVWATGFRPDYRWLLLPGALDARGQLIYQGHRTPVGGLYVIGMPWQQARSSALLCGAGRDARRLADELLRDY, from the coding sequence ATGGAAGCGAAACACCCGCAAGAGTATATAGATGTCCTCATCATCGGAGCTGGACAAGCCGGATTGGCGCTCGGGGCCGAATTGATCCGGCGCCAGCCCCGCCTCTCGCTGCTGCTGCTGGAGCGGCATTCCCGTCTTGGCGACAATTGGCGCGAACGCTATGATTCTCTCGTCCTGTTCACGCCGCGGAAATATAGCGAATTGCCGGGACTTCCGCTGCCGGGCGATCCGGAAGGCTTCCCGGGGCGGGATGAGATTGCCGATTATTTAGAGCGCTATGCGCAGCATTGGAAGCTCCCGGTACGGGTGGACAGCGCCGTCGAACAGGTCGCGGCCGCTGCGGACGGCGTCTCTGGCTCGCCCTCCTTCCTTGTCACGCTCCGGGGACAGGAGCAGCCGCTGCGCTGCCGGAAGCTGGTTCTCGCCTGCGGCCCCTTCCGCAATCCATATATACCGGAATGGGCGTCAACGCTCAGCACCGGCATCGTCCAGCTCCATTCCAGCCAATATCAGCGGCCCTCGCAATTGCCGGACGGGCCCGCTCTCGTCGTCGGCGGCGGCAATTCCGGAGCCCAGATTGCAGTTGAACTATCGCAGAGCCGCCCGACGGTATTGTCTGCGCGCGGACCGGCCCGCCACATACCGCTGCGGCTGTTGAACCGAAGCACCTTCGAATGGATGGACCGGCTCACCCTGCTGCATGCGCCGGCGGACGGCCAGCGGGCAGAATGGCTGCGGAGGAAGGGGAATCCGATCTTCGGATGCGAGCTGCGGGACGCGATCCGTTCCGGACGGATTCGGCTGTTCCCGGAAGCGGTCGGCAGCGGGGAAGAAGGCGCCGCCGTGCTGTTCCAGGATCATGCCGACTTCCGGCCCGCGGCCATCGTCTGGGCGACCGGCTTCCGGCCGGATTATCGCTGGCTCCTGCTGCCCGGGGCGCTGGACGCGCGCGGACAGCTCATCTATCAAGGGCATCGCACGCCGGTCGGCGGGCTGTATGTGATCGGCATGCCGTGGCAGCAGGCGCGCAGCTCGGCCCTCCTCTGCGGAGCCGGACGGGATGCACGGCGGCTCGCCGACGAGCTTCTCCGGGACTACTGA
- the sspI gene encoding small acid-soluble spore protein SspI: MAVTLNLRQAIVQKVSNKPDKDVIDMIEGSIDYDERALPGLGVLFELIWKESDSELRQQMVDTLQHKLHQDDQPRA, translated from the coding sequence ATGGCCGTCACACTTAACTTACGCCAGGCGATTGTGCAGAAAGTGTCCAATAAGCCGGATAAGGATGTCATTGACATGATCGAAGGCTCTATCGATTATGATGAGCGGGCGCTTCCCGGACTTGGCGTTCTGTTCGAATTAATCTGGAAGGAAAGCGACAGCGAGCTGCGTCAGCAGATGGTGGATACGCTGCAGCACAAGCTGCATCAAGACGATCAGCCCCGCGCCTGA
- a CDS encoding ABC transporter ATP-binding protein, giving the protein MSKPDQALLDVRGLKKYFYTSKGLFGKNKQTLKAVDDVSFQIRRGETFGLVGESGCGKSTTGRSIVRLYDVAAGEIRFDGTDLAHLSERELKPFRKRMQTIFQDPYSSLNPGMNVTQLISEPMEIHGFGTKAEHRETVLELLNKVGLKPEHAERYPHEFSGGQRQRISIARALSVKPEFILCDEPISALDVSVQAQVVNMLEDLQAEFGLTYLFIAHDLSMVRHISDRIGVMYLGKLVELAPSDELYNHPAHPYTQALLAAIPVPDPNAASGAAAMLEGDLPSPLAGSAGCRFASRCPFATDRCRQQEPEWKEISPGHFAACHLYEEK; this is encoded by the coding sequence ATGAGTAAGCCGGACCAGGCGCTGCTGGATGTGAGGGGCTTGAAAAAGTATTTTTATACCTCGAAAGGGCTGTTCGGAAAAAACAAGCAGACGCTGAAGGCGGTCGATGACGTCAGCTTCCAGATTCGGCGCGGAGAGACGTTCGGGCTCGTGGGCGAATCCGGCTGCGGCAAGTCGACGACTGGCCGCTCCATCGTCCGCCTGTATGATGTGGCCGCGGGCGAGATTCGATTCGACGGCACCGATCTGGCTCATCTGAGCGAGCGGGAGCTGAAGCCGTTCCGTAAGCGGATGCAGACGATCTTCCAGGATCCGTATTCATCGTTGAATCCGGGCATGAACGTGACGCAGCTCATTAGCGAGCCGATGGAGATTCACGGCTTCGGCACGAAGGCCGAGCATCGGGAGACGGTGCTGGAGCTGCTGAACAAGGTCGGGCTGAAGCCCGAGCATGCGGAACGGTATCCGCATGAATTCAGCGGCGGCCAGCGGCAGCGGATCAGCATCGCGCGCGCCTTGTCCGTCAAACCGGAGTTCATCCTGTGCGACGAGCCGATCTCGGCCTTGGACGTGTCCGTGCAGGCGCAGGTGGTCAATATGCTTGAGGATCTGCAGGCGGAGTTCGGATTGACCTATCTGTTCATTGCCCATGATTTGTCGATGGTGCGCCATATTTCGGACCGTATCGGCGTCATGTACCTCGGCAAGCTCGTCGAGCTGGCGCCGAGCGATGAATTGTACAATCATCCGGCCCATCCGTATACGCAAGCGCTGTTGGCGGCTATCCCGGTGCCGGATCCGAATGCGGCCAGCGGCGCCGCAGCGATGCTGGAGGGCGATCTGCCGAGTCCGCTGGCTGGGTCGGCCGGCTGCCGCTTCGCTTCGCGTTGTCCGTTCGCAACGGATCGGTGCCGTCAACAGGAGCCGGAGTGGAAGGAGATTTCACCGGGACATTTTGCGGCATGTCATTTATATGAAGAGAAATAA